The proteins below come from a single Campylobacter sp. CCUG 57310 genomic window:
- the cas6 gene encoding CRISPR system precrRNA processing endoribonuclease RAMP protein Cas6, with protein sequence MRYTELRVLFGSPQKPPFFIGSQVRGAFGYALKSVSCISPSYKCCECFAKESCLYYDFFEKKNSYHRYRLDFELGAEIYDFGIVLLGNACEKLPYIASAAYMMLKRYGLGKDRIKYEKFDMYVNGSACLKDDKISLPRDYVKEFSFDGCSGDVKVKFVTPLRIKKENVFLKNDNISLKEILNSIYQRRLSLFGQDHEVLPFEVKGEITKKDLKYVELTRRSNRQNTTMNFGGLVGSLEIKGVSKECMELLKLGEIIGAGKQTVFGLGKIKTEDMNEQI encoded by the coding sequence ATGAGATATACCGAGCTTAGAGTGCTGTTTGGATCGCCGCAAAAGCCGCCGTTTTTTATCGGTTCACAGGTGAGGGGGGCTTTTGGATACGCGCTAAAAAGCGTGAGCTGCATAAGCCCGTCATATAAGTGCTGCGAGTGCTTTGCTAAAGAAAGCTGTTTGTATTATGATTTTTTCGAGAAGAAAAACAGCTACCATAGATATAGACTTGATTTTGAGTTAGGCGCTGAAATTTACGATTTTGGTATAGTTTTGCTAGGAAATGCGTGCGAAAAACTACCGTATATAGCCTCTGCGGCATATATGATGCTAAAAAGATACGGTCTTGGCAAAGATAGGATCAAATACGAGAAATTTGATATGTATGTAAATGGTAGTGCATGCCTAAAGGACGATAAGATAAGCTTGCCTAGAGATTATGTGAAAGAATTTAGCTTTGATGGCTGCAGTGGCGATGTTAAGGTCAAATTTGTAACACCGCTAAGGATAAAAAAAGAGAATGTTTTTTTAAAAAATGACAACATAAGTCTAAAAGAGATATTAAACTCCATCTACCAAAGGCGCCTAAGCCTCTTTGGACAAGATCACGAGGTGTTGCCATTTGAAGTAAAAGGCGAGATAACCAAAAAGGATCTAAAATACGTGGAGCTAACTAGGCGTAGTAATAGGCAAAATACTACTATGAATTTTGGCGGACTAGTAGGCTCTTTGGAGATAAAAGGCGTTAGCAAAGAGTGCATGGAGCTACTAAAGTTAGGTGAGATAATAGGCGCAGGGAAGCAGACTGTTTTTGGACTAGGAAAAATAAAAACGGAGGATATGAATGAGCAAATTTAG
- a CDS encoding restriction endonuclease subunit S, with the protein MASWNIVNYNYVISKDRMDSDFFQKKDISLERAILNFNNKKLKELTFEIKERFNKKDWNEPIQYNDIGNTDIMYGEIKDNIINGYDAPNRATFINKKDDLLISTVRPNRNANSIIEDREMLQVGSNGFCNLRAKNNIDPNYLFAYTKTKHFIQMLMRASKSSMYPSVSNYDIINTPIFIASKKSLDEIINNIKRARELRIESKKLYLEAKRMLEQHLGLNSLTLSNENKYICNLEELIFANRTDAEYYKTSYKQIINHINHLNPVKLSHICNFYKGYEVGSDSYIPEGCIFIRVSNVTQEGLAFSESDKYIRDDTYKQLMRYKPNKGDILLTKDGSICVCCVLDDEINGVISSGVIRMTLKNTDIPKEYLVLVINSIIGKMQANRDCGGAIITHWKLDYIKQILIPTLDKKIMSDIHNIIIKSKQTRDESKRLIDLSKNKIEKMIDDIL; encoded by the coding sequence ATGGCTAGTTGGAATATTGTAAACTATAACTATGTCATAAGTAAAGACAGAATGGATTCTGATTTTTTTCAGAAGAAAGATATTTCCTTAGAAAGAGCGATATTAAATTTTAATAATAAAAAACTAAAAGAATTAACTTTTGAAATAAAAGAACGATTTAACAAAAAAGATTGGAATGAACCTATACAATACAATGACATAGGTAATACCGATATTATGTATGGTGAAATTAAAGACAATATCATAAATGGCTATGATGCACCTAACAGAGCAACTTTTATCAACAAAAAAGATGATTTATTGATTAGCACTGTTCGTCCAAATAGAAACGCAAACTCAATTATAGAGGATAGAGAGATGTTACAAGTTGGCTCAAATGGTTTTTGCAATTTAAGAGCAAAAAACAATATAGATCCAAATTACCTATTCGCATATACCAAAACCAAACATTTTATTCAAATGCTTATGAGGGCATCAAAATCATCTATGTATCCGTCTGTTAGTAATTATGATATTATTAATACTCCTATTTTTATTGCATCCAAAAAGTCACTAGATGAAATTATAAATAATATTAAAAGAGCGAGAGAACTAAGGATTGAATCGAAAAAACTATATTTAGAAGCAAAAAGGATGTTAGAACAACATCTTGGGTTAAATTCACTAACTTTAAGCAATGAAAATAAATACATATGTAATTTAGAGGAATTGATATTTGCCAATAGAACAGATGCAGAATATTACAAAACCTCTTATAAACAAATAATAAATCATATAAATCATTTAAATCCAGTTAAATTATCTCATATTTGCAATTTTTATAAAGGATACGAGGTTGGGTCTGATTCATATATTCCAGAAGGTTGCATATTTATTAGAGTGAGTAATGTTACTCAAGAGGGTTTAGCATTTAGCGAATCGGATAAATATATTAGGGATGATACTTATAAACAATTGATGAGATACAAACCAAACAAAGGTGATATTCTTTTAACAAAGGATGGTTCGATATGTGTTTGTTGTGTTCTCGATGACGAAATAAATGGGGTTATTTCTAGTGGAGTTATCAGGATGACTCTAAAAAACACCGATATACCTAAAGAATATCTTGTTTTAGTAATTAATTCTATTATCGGCAAAATGCAAGCAAATAGAGATTGTGGAGGGGCAATAATTACTCATTGGAAACTTGACTATATAAAACAAATATTAATCCCTACCTTAGATAAAAAAATAATGTCCGACATACATAATATTATTATTAAATCGAAACAAACAAGAGATGAATCTAAAAGATTAATAGATTTATCAAAAAATAAAATAGAAAAAATGATTGATGATATTTTATGA
- a CDS encoding N-6 DNA methylase: MTIEEILSTIFKGRVDEYDLTEFKNLDKQANEILEIEKENSNSDKYFLKTLAPFYSKKEKVQVYSSQSGGKSAPEEIIRQLWVYKLINEYNYSKEHIKLEVPVSFGGDINTKHADMVIYSDKSNQNPKIVVETKSPKRRDGIDQLKSYLNALGAEIGIWSNGSETIILYRKKGQDYETLSRIPKLNQTIEDLRKEVFTIDSLEVKHNFKKTIQELEELVLADSGADEFNEIFKLIFCKILDEKESIHKNNKNKELEFRQQSTPKDTYKRISELFDKAKNEWRGIFKNDEKIELRPEHLHVCVGSLERKRLLGSNLRIIDDAFEYLIPSESKKKKGQFFTPRYVIDMCVRMINPKETEYIIDPSCGSAGFLLHSMEWCYPIQDDAELDTRKWNYASKFLYGIDLETRAVKAAKSLMLIAGDGHTNIYGPEVSSIDPKTWLDTLSGRDLKLNLQKNGLLKNEPDEKIDILRDDIWNYYRELQFDIVLSNPPFAGEIKDKELLSEYNLAKPALQRAKNKQAKEERDVLFIERIIDMLKPKGRAAIVLPQGKLNNSSLAFIRDYIFSKTRLLAVVSLHSNTFKPHTGVKTSVIIIQKYSEEELKKINDIKKKVSRNIPNYKKIIEDIISNGDEEVELDIIPEEILSFMNDYFENELIDDNEIDEEKINDSIADLNEEIEKLHLDLVKVREAEEIKEEIKSLKEEKKSYTKNKDKENVTRTSKKLQSLEEELKKAKEAQKTNKDILKSIKNLEEQVDGFIYKQNLFSNKGKLSIIMDSEDLLLGLRDRYILKETASQLNYPIFMAVSDVGGKDSSGNYTYQKDENGNILTNSNGDFIIAQDLVNYNISKEELKDIEAIPNENICIAEAFIKFAKEQKIDFWE, from the coding sequence ATGACTATAGAAGAAATCTTAAGCACAATATTTAAGGGTAGAGTTGATGAGTACGATTTAACGGAATTTAAAAATTTAGACAAACAAGCCAATGAAATATTAGAGATAGAAAAAGAAAATTCTAATTCTGATAAATACTTTTTAAAAACACTAGCACCTTTTTATTCCAAAAAAGAAAAGGTTCAAGTATATTCTTCTCAATCTGGCGGAAAATCTGCACCTGAAGAGATAATTAGGCAACTTTGGGTATATAAACTAATTAATGAATATAATTATTCCAAAGAACACATTAAACTAGAAGTCCCTGTCTCTTTTGGTGGGGATATTAATACTAAACATGCCGATATGGTAATATATTCAGATAAAAGTAATCAAAACCCAAAAATAGTAGTAGAAACAAAGTCTCCAAAAAGAAGGGATGGTATAGATCAATTAAAAAGCTATTTGAATGCTTTAGGAGCAGAAATAGGCATATGGTCTAATGGTTCTGAAACTATTATTCTTTATAGAAAAAAGGGTCAAGACTATGAGACTTTATCAAGAATCCCAAAATTAAATCAAACTATAGAGGATTTAAGAAAAGAAGTTTTTACTATAGATAGTTTGGAAGTCAAACATAATTTTAAAAAGACTATACAAGAACTGGAAGAGCTTGTGTTAGCTGATTCAGGAGCAGATGAATTTAATGAGATATTTAAACTTATTTTTTGTAAGATTTTAGACGAGAAAGAATCAATTCATAAAAATAATAAAAACAAAGAATTAGAATTTAGACAACAATCAACCCCTAAAGATACCTATAAGCGTATAAGTGAACTTTTTGATAAAGCTAAAAACGAATGGAGAGGTATTTTTAAGAACGATGAAAAAATAGAATTGAGACCCGAACACCTACATGTATGTGTGGGGTCTCTTGAAAGAAAAAGACTTTTAGGTTCAAATTTAAGAATCATTGACGATGCCTTTGAATATTTAATTCCATCTGAATCTAAAAAGAAAAAAGGGCAGTTTTTTACACCAAGATACGTAATAGATATGTGTGTAAGAATGATTAATCCAAAAGAAACAGAATACATCATAGACCCTTCGTGTGGTTCTGCGGGTTTTTTATTACATTCTATGGAGTGGTGTTATCCTATCCAAGATGATGCTGAACTAGATACTAGAAAATGGAATTATGCTAGTAAATTTCTATATGGGATAGATTTAGAAACAAGAGCTGTTAAGGCTGCTAAATCTTTAATGTTAATAGCAGGTGATGGGCATACAAATATATATGGACCTGAGGTAAGTTCCATAGATCCAAAAACTTGGTTAGATACTTTATCTGGGCGAGATTTAAAGCTTAATTTACAAAAAAATGGATTATTAAAAAATGAGCCTGATGAAAAAATAGATATTTTAAGAGATGATATTTGGAATTATTATAGAGAGTTACAATTTGATATTGTTCTTTCAAACCCCCCCTTTGCAGGGGAAATAAAAGACAAAGAGCTATTAAGTGAATATAATCTAGCTAAACCTGCACTACAAAGAGCAAAAAATAAACAAGCGAAAGAAGAGAGAGATGTCCTGTTTATAGAAAGAATAATTGATATGCTTAAACCTAAAGGGAGAGCAGCTATTGTTTTACCGCAAGGAAAACTAAACAATTCATCTCTTGCCTTTATCAGAGATTATATTTTTTCTAAAACTAGGTTGTTAGCTGTTGTCAGCCTTCACTCAAACACCTTTAAACCACATACAGGTGTTAAGACATCTGTAATAATTATTCAAAAATATTCAGAAGAAGAGTTAAAAAAAATTAACGATATTAAAAAAAAGGTATCAAGAAATATACCTAACTACAAAAAGATAATAGAGGATATTATTAGTAATGGTGATGAAGAAGTAGAATTAGATATTATTCCTGAAGAGATACTTTCTTTTATGAATGATTACTTTGAAAATGAACTTATTGATGATAACGAAATAGATGAAGAAAAAATCAATGACTCTATTGCTGATTTAAATGAAGAGATAGAAAAATTACATTTAGACTTAGTAAAAGTTAGAGAAGCAGAAGAGATTAAGGAAGAAATAAAATCTCTTAAGGAAGAAAAAAAGAGTTATACTAAAAATAAAGACAAAGAAAATGTTACACGAACGAGCAAAAAATTACAAAGCCTTGAGGAAGAGTTAAAAAAAGCAAAAGAAGCTCAAAAAACAAACAAAGATATACTTAAAAGTATAAAAAACCTAGAAGAGCAGGTAGATGGGTTTATATACAAACAAAATCTTTTTTCCAACAAAGGTAAGTTAAGTATCATAATGGATAGTGAAGACTTGTTGTTGGGGTTGCGCGATAGGTATATTTTAAAAGAAACTGCCTCACAATTAAACTATCCTATATTTATGGCGGTTAGTGATGTTGGAGGAAAAGATAGTTCCGGTAATTACACTTATCAAAAAGACGAAAATGGTAATATCTTAACCAACTCTAATGGTGATTTCATAATAGCACAGGATCTAGTAAATTATAATATAAGCAAAGAAGAGTTAAAAGATATTGAAGCTATACCCAATGAAAATATTTGTATAGCTGAAGCTTTTATAAAATTTGCAAAAGAGCAAAAAATTGATTTTTGGGAATAA